In Lentimicrobium sp. L6, the genomic window CGGATGGAATGAAGACTACTTACTAAAGGTGCTTGATATAAAAGTGTGAGTTTGCCCTGAAGTAAATCCTGTACCATTTATTCTTTTGGGATACTTTTTGTAAGGGTTCTTATTATTTGTGCTAAAATTTAATGATCCAATAAAAAGTCAATAATATTCATTCTTATAATGCCATTGGTATTGGTTGAAGGTAATTGATCCATGGTGAGGATTTATTTGGGATAATTGTCTTTTATTTTTTCCAGTGCTCTGTATTCTCTTTTTATGGTCGATCCTGACTGCAGAAGATAACTAACTTTTATATAGATTTTTTCATTCGATTTCTCTGCGATAAAATCTATTTCCAAATCACCTAGTTTCCCTATGTGTATCTGGTAATTATCCCTTTTTAGTTTTATAAAGACTATATTTTCTAACATTCTAGCAATATCTTGTTCTTTATACCCAAACATGACATTTTTAAGAGATAAATCTCCTAAATAGTATTTCTCATAAAGCTCTAAAACCTTTTTCCTTTTCAAATCATAGCGTTGGACTTTGTGTATCATAAAGCTACTTTCGAGATGAAGAAGATAGTTTTGAATGGTATCACCTCCAATGGTTTTTTTTTCTGGCTTTTAAGATATTTACTTATTGAATTACTTGAAAAAACTTGTCCGATATTAATAAATACAAACTTTGTAATATCTTGAAAAAGCCTAATATTTCTTATTTGATTTCTACCTATTACATCTTTAACTAAAATGGTATTATATAGAGAGAAGATATATTGAAAACAAATTTCTTCGTTTAAACTAAAGTTATAAATGACTTGGAATCCTCCGAATTTGAGAAACAACTGAAACTCATCATTTCTATTCTGAGGCTCATTTTTATTAAATAGTTGAAATTCATCGAACCCTAATGAGTAGATGTTAACTTCAACATATCGTCCAGAAATATAGGTGCTAAGTTCTGATGATAGCAGATTTGAATTGGAGCCTGTTATATAAATATCATAAATTCCTTCAGCAAAAAAAGAGCTAATGGCTTTTTCCCATTGGTTAATTTCCTGTACTTCATCAATAAATAAGTATCTGGGTTTATTGTTATTCTTATAATATTCAGTAATAAACTTGGTTAAGTGTCTGTAAACTTGTATTTTATCAAATTCAAGTAATTCCTTATTGATATAGAGAATCTGTTCATTTATTATATTTAATTTTTGTAATTCAAGTATGATTTGTTTTGCATAATAGCTCTTACCTACTCTTCGCATTCCTGTAATAACTTTAATAACAGGCTTGTTGATGTAGGCTCTTATTTTATTTAGATAGCTTTCTCTAAGAATGATCTACAAATCCTACCAACCAGCCAATTTGTTTATCAACTCTCAGGGCCCAGCCTGTTTTTGAATAAACTTTGTAATTCTCGGTGGAGTCGGTGAGCATGAGGGTTTTTACTATTTCTTGATTCTCGATGCTAAATGGAAGCTCATTATTGAGGAGCCTTTTTAAGAAACTGATTTGTGCATTGGCTGAGATTCTGATATCACCTTGTAACCAAAAGTTGTCAATATTGGACCTATGATCTGATTTCCATATTGCGCTTTATCTATGTATTCTTGCATTTTACCTTCTCCCATTCGTCGGACCAACTCTTGATAAAACCAAAAACATGAAATTCCTAGAGCAGAATTCATACATTGGTCCTGATTCCATAATGGCCATCCTCTATCTTTCCCATCCCATTTTATGCTGTCGTAAATTCCATTCACTGCCTTTGTTTCTAAAGCAATAAGAGAGTTTAGGATTTTAAAAGTAAAAGCGGGTAGATAAGTAGAATCGCATCTTTTTTCATTGTAATATTGGAACTGTTGAGTTTTAGTATCATATAAAACCAGGCATCCGTTTATATTTGAATCATTAAAGAATTTTGCCCATTCTTCTTTTTCAAGTGTTTGTTGAGCGTTTGAAATTGAGGGGATGATAAATAAAGAAATAAGAAGTAATGGAAGTATGTTTCTCATATATTTAGGTTTTGATAAAATGTGAAGCTAAATTACTAGAATAAATGAAGATATTGATTCTTAAAATTGCTCGATCTAAAATATTTTATATCTTTGCTATATCTAAAAAGATTTATGTTAAGTACTAAAATGGAGCTGGTTGGGTAAATAGGTTTTGATGTTCTATCAAAGCTTATCCTTTAGATTTACTCTGATATATTCATATCAGGGTCACTTTTATATATAATATTTTAACGAATTTTGAGCCTGACAAAATAGAACATATTTCTAAAGTCAAGTGTTTGATTTAGAATGTTCGAGTTCAAGGCTTGCGAAGTCCTGAATAACAATAAATTTACTTTTGTAAATGTTTGTTTTCGGTGCAAGCGTAACGCAGAAATCGAACTTAATAGACAAACACTTAATAGTCATGCTCCATAATACAAA contains:
- a CDS encoding penicillin-binding transpeptidase domain-containing protein, which gives rise to MWKSDHRSNIDNFWLQGDIRISANAQISFLKRLLNNELPFSIENQEIVKTLMLTDSTENYKVYSKTGWALRVDKQIGWLVGFVDHS
- a CDS encoding ATP-binding protein produces the protein MILRESYLNKIRAYINKPVIKVITGMRRVGKSYYAKQIILELQKLNIINEQILYINKELLEFDKIQVYRHLTKFITEYYKNNNKPRYLFIDEVQEINQWEKAISSFFAEGIYDIYITGSNSNLLSSELSTYISGRYVEVNIYSLGFDEFQLFNKNEPQNRNDEFQLFLKFGGFQVIYNFSLNEEICFQYIFSLYNTILVKDVIGRNQIRNIRLFQDITKFVFINIGQVFSSNSISKYLKSQKKKPLEVIPFKTIFFISKVAL
- a CDS encoding ATP-binding protein, whose product is MIHKVQRYDLKRKKVLELYEKYYLGDLSLKNVMFGYKEQDIARMLENIVFIKLKRDNYQIHIGKLGDLEIDFIAEKSNEKIYIKVSYLLQSGSTIKREYRALEKIKDNYPK
- a CDS encoding penicillin-binding transpeptidase domain-containing protein, coding for MRNILPLLLISLFIIPSISNAQQTLEKEEWAKFFNDSNINGCLVLYDTKTQQFQYYNEKRCDSTYLPAFTFKILNSLIALETKAVNGIYDSIKWDGKDRGWPLWNQDQCMNSALGISCFWFYQELVRRMGEGKMQEYIDKAQYGNQIIGPILTTFGYKVISESQPMHKSVS